The DNA region TCCTCCGATGTTGGTGAAAGATGAAAACGATAATCTTGTTCCGCTTGTTGACCTTCAGGGAAAATTTTTGAAAGGTGAAAATGTTCCGGAAGTTTTCAGTGGAAAATACATCAAAAACGAATATTACGATGACGGAATTGCTCCTGAGAAATCTTGGGATGTGGAACTCGCCATTCTCTTAAAAACTGAAAACAAGGCATTTAAGGTTGAGAAATACGTCCACTCTTATCCGCATTGCTGGAGAACGGACAAGCCGGTTCTTTACTATCCGTTGGATTCGTGGTTTGTGAAAATGACCGACAAACGTCAGCGTTTGGTTGAACTGAACGAAACCATCAACTGGAAACCGAAATCCACCGGTGAAGGTCGTTTTGCAAACTGGTTGGAAAATGTAAACGACTGGAATCTTTCCCGTTCAAGATATTGGGGAATTCCTTTGCCAATCTGGAGAACGGATGATTTCAAAGAAGAAAAAATTATCGGTTCAGTTGAAGAATTAATTTCAGAAATTAATATATCAATCACTGCAGGTGTAATGTCCGAAAATCCGTTCAAAAATTTTGAAATCGGCAATATGTCGGCGGAAAACTATGCGGAGATTGATTTGCATAAAAATATTGTGGACCAAATTGTCCTCGTTTCCGATTCAGGAAAACCGATGAAACGCGAAAACGACCTGATTGACGTTTGGTTCGATTCCGGTTCTATGCCGTATGCACAACTTCATTATCCTTTTGAAAATAAGGAAATGATTGATGAAGGACACGCTTTCCCAGCAGATTTCATTGCGGAAGGTGTTGACCAAACCCGCGGTTGGTTCTATACGCTTCACGCGATTGCGACGGCAGTTTTCGATTCGGTTGCATATAAAAATGTGGTTTCCAATGGTTTGGTTTTAGATAAGAACGGACAGAAAATGTCGAAACGTCTTGGAAATGCAGTTGATCCGTTTGAAACTTTGGCAAAATACGGTCCCGATGCAACACGTTGGTATATGATTTCCAATGCCAATCCGTGGGAAAACCTGAAATTTGATGTTGAGGGAATTGATGAAGTTCGCCGAAAATTCTTCGGAACATTGTATAATACTTATTCATTTTTCGCACTTTATGCCAATGTTGACGGTTTTAAATACGAAGAAAAGGATGTGGAAAACCGTCCGGAAATCGACCGTTGGATTCTTTCTGAACTGAATCTTTTAATTAAAGAAGTAAAAGAATTTTACGAAGATTATGAGCCAACAAAAGTGGCGAGAGCAATCAATACTTTCGTTAATGACAATTTAAGTAACTGGTATGTAAGACTTTGCCGCCGCCGTTTTTGGAAAGGCGATTACACGGAGGACAAAATTTCTGCATATCAGACTTTATACACCTGCTTGGAAACCGTTGCAAAACTTTCTGCACCGATTGCGCCTTTCTTTATGGATCAATTATTCCAGGATTTGAATGCAGTGACTGGAAAAGAATCGAAGGTTTCTGTTCACTTAACGGATTTCCCGACTGCGGATGAAAGCAAAATCGATACAGATTTGGTGGAGAAAACGCATTTGGCTCAAACCATTACTTCAATGGTATTTTCATTAAGAAAGAAAGAAAACATCAAAGTTCGCCAACCGTTGCAAAAAGTGATGATTCCGGTTTTGGATAAAAAAACAGAGGAGCAGATTTTAGCAGTTTCTGAACTGATTAAACAGGAAGTGAATGTGAAAGAATTACAGTTAATTAATGCTGAAGAAGCGGCTCATTTAATTGTAAAACAGATCAAACCGAATTTCAAAACTTTGGGTGCAAAACTCGGAAAAGATATGAAAGCAGTTGCCGCAGAAATCATTTCAATGAACTCTGAGCAAATTGCAAACCTTGAAAAAGAAGGAACAATGACCATTGCCGGACACGAAATCGGGCTTGAAGATGTGGAAATTTTCACCAAAGATATTCCGGGATGGACGGTGACGAGTGAAGGAAAAATCACTGTGGCACTGGATTTGACACTGACTGACGATTTGAAATCTGAGGGAATTGCAAGGGAATTTATCAATAGAATTCAGAACTTGAGAAAAGACAAAGATTTTGAGTTAACTGACAGAATCTCAATTCAGTTGGAAGAAAATTCACCTTTTGAGAAAGAACTTATCAACAATAGTCAATATATTTCAGCCGAAGTATTGTCGGATAAAATAGAAATCGTATCTTCCCTCTCAATTTTTGACGAAATCGAAATTGACGAAGTGAAATTTAAAGTAAATGTAACCAAAGTTTGACGTGGTTTGAAATTGTTTGAAAAGGTTTGAAATTGTTATTTGAACCGAAAAATCAAACAAAATCAAACATTCAAATAAAATCAAACATAAGAAGAAATGGCAGAAGACAG from Chryseobacterium suipulveris includes:
- the ileS gene encoding isoleucine--tRNA ligase, which encodes MKKFNEYKNLDLTAVADGVSKFWNENDTFRKSVEIREGQPEYVFYEGPPSANGMPGIHHVMARAIKDIFCRFQTQNGKKVFRKAGWDTHGLPIELGVEKELGITKEDIGTKISVEDYNKACREAVMRYTDVWNDLTEKIGYWVDLDDPYITYEPKYMETVWWLLKQLYDKGLLYKGYTIQPYSPKAGTGLSSHELNQPGTYRDVSDTTIVAQFKVKKLSEALNKKLGAGSTEACDIAEHTCGGAMHWAEFDKEKEEPIHILAWTTTPWTLPSNTALAVGRDIEYVLVKTFNQYTFEPINIVLARVLLVKNFGKKYVEGTEEDFKNYTSESKTIPYQILAEFTGEDLAGTEYEQLIPWFLPNETPEQAFRVIVGDFVTTEDGTGIVHIAPTFGADDARVAKENGVPPMLVKDENDNLVPLVDLQGKFLKGENVPEVFSGKYIKNEYYDDGIAPEKSWDVELAILLKTENKAFKVEKYVHSYPHCWRTDKPVLYYPLDSWFVKMTDKRQRLVELNETINWKPKSTGEGRFANWLENVNDWNLSRSRYWGIPLPIWRTDDFKEEKIIGSVEELISEINISITAGVMSENPFKNFEIGNMSAENYAEIDLHKNIVDQIVLVSDSGKPMKRENDLIDVWFDSGSMPYAQLHYPFENKEMIDEGHAFPADFIAEGVDQTRGWFYTLHAIATAVFDSVAYKNVVSNGLVLDKNGQKMSKRLGNAVDPFETLAKYGPDATRWYMISNANPWENLKFDVEGIDEVRRKFFGTLYNTYSFFALYANVDGFKYEEKDVENRPEIDRWILSELNLLIKEVKEFYEDYEPTKVARAINTFVNDNLSNWYVRLCRRRFWKGDYTEDKISAYQTLYTCLETVAKLSAPIAPFFMDQLFQDLNAVTGKESKVSVHLTDFPTADESKIDTDLVEKTHLAQTITSMVFSLRKKENIKVRQPLQKVMIPVLDKKTEEQILAVSELIKQEVNVKELQLINAEEAAHLIVKQIKPNFKTLGAKLGKDMKAVAAEIISMNSEQIANLEKEGTMTIAGHEIGLEDVEIFTKDIPGWTVTSEGKITVALDLTLTDDLKSEGIAREFINRIQNLRKDKDFELTDRISIQLEENSPFEKELINNSQYISAEVLSDKIEIVSSLSIFDEIEIDEVKFKVNVTKV